Proteins from one Vespula vulgaris chromosome 23, iyVesVulg1.1, whole genome shotgun sequence genomic window:
- the LOC127071834 gene encoding uncharacterized protein LOC127071834, protein MCNDIKNIIEMNNNEPSGKASLYLSSQLMYGVTKILLCQTSYLEKNIIELDNMFDKIIETDKRDEERNKKYTDSLNVASTSSEQLHEAFKLLPYEPNIDTKLRNMMHDAGCLEFGALTEEELRFLNEPDADFSAEMFERMHITNDASLYNANTLTDSEEFYVPYDRAEKEMIISLVRDDLTLRNEEHRTAFAKTTLPEVTVEELMPDESTYLTPRKRQSAEVTHTETPTKRRRLRFEDVAVPNKDEIATIPETEVVPIPIPTADYSIEPLQDLESIHEDPQKIKIKLKRKRILADKNTKLSHKVIRKWISNVNGHTVVSSFRFCTRMNLYYIKELRQTKIMLCYFLAIKYE, encoded by the exons ATGTG caatgatataaaaaatataatcgagatGAACAATAATGAACCATCCGGTAAAGCTAGTCTTTATTTATCATCTCAATTAATGTACGGTGTTACAAAAATACTTTTATGTCAAACTTCTTATTTAGAAA aaaatattattgaactTGATAATATGTTTGACAAGATTATTGAGACTGACAAGAG agatgaagaaagaaataaaaaatatactgaTTCTTTAAATGTAGCTTCAACAAGTAGTGAACAATTGCATGAagcttttaaattattacctTATGAACCTAACATTGATACTAAACTTAGAAATATG atgcatGATGCTGGTTGTTTAGAATTTGGTGCTTTAACGGAAGAAGAACTTCGTTTTTTAAATGAACCTGATGCAGATTTCTCAGC AGAAATGTTTGAAAGAATGCACATTACAAATGATGCATCTCTGTACAATGCAAATACTTTAACAGATTCAGAAGAATTTTATGTACCATATGATAGagctgaaaaagaaatgataatatcTCTTGTACGTGATGATTTAACCTTGAGAa ATGAGGAACATCGTACAGCATTTGCAAAAACAACATTACCAGAAGTAACTGTGGAAGAACTTATGCCAGATGAGAGTACTTATTTAACACCTCGAAAAAGACAGTCTGCAGAAGTAACACATACAGAAACACCAACCAAAAGAagacgt ttaAGGTTCGAAGATGTAGCAGTTCCAAATAAGGATGAAATCGCAACAATACCAGAAACTGAAGTAGTTCCTATTCCTATTCCTACTGCAGATTATTCTATAGAACCATTGCAGGACTTGGAATCAATACATGAAGAtccacaaaaaataaagataaaattaaaaagaaaaagaatattagctgataaaaatacaaaactcAGTCATAAAGTAATACGAAAGTGGATCAGTAATGTCAATGGTCATACTGTTGTAAGTTCATTCAGATTTTGTACaagaatgaatttatattatataaaagaattaaggCAAACAAAAATCATGCTTTGTTATTTTCTAGccattaaatatgaataa
- the LOC127071845 gene encoding charged multivesicular body protein 1b: protein MSVSQMEKNLFNLKFAVKELERNSKKCEKEEKIEKAKVKKAIQKGNMEGARIHAENAIRQKNQALNYLRMSARVDAVASRVQTALTTRKVTQSMAGVVKAMDAAMKSMNLEKISGLMDKFESQFEDLDVQSSYMENAMSQTTTTNVPQNDVDTLMQQVADEAGLELNMELPPGQLGSIGTSTAVSQEQDELTQRLARLRE, encoded by the exons ATGTCCGTCTCTCAGATGGAGA agaatTTGTTCAACTTAAAGTTCGCTGTAAaggaattagaaagaaattccaaaaaatgcgagaaagaagagaaaatagaaaaggccAAGGTAAAAAAAGCTATACAGAAGGGAAATATGGAAGGAGCAAGAATACACGCTGAAAATGCAATTAGACAAAAAAATCAAGctttaaattatttacgtaTGAGTGCTAGAGTTGATGCTGTTGCAAGTAGGGTACAAACAGCGTTGACTACTAGAAAGGTTACACAATCTATGGCTGGTGTAGTCAAAGCAATGGATGCTGCAATGAAGTCAATGAATTTGGAAAAGATATCAGGTTTAATGGACAAATTTGAAAGTCAATTTGAAGATTTGGATGTTCAAAGTTCATATATGGAAAATGCTATGTCgcaaacaacaacaacaaatgtACCACAAAATGATGTTGATACATTAATGCAACAAGTAGCAGATGAAGCTGG tCTTGAATTAAACATGGAACTGCCACCTGGACAACTAGGAAGTATTGGTACTTCTACAGCTGTAAGTCAAGAACAGGACGAACTTACACAACGGTTGGCACGCTTAAGAGAATAA
- the LOC127071826 gene encoding fatty-acid amide hydrolase 2, which translates to MCTSIKKKNTNNTLFEKAKKLFLDLLKCVVIQLHCIFDCMVDFIFGLYYDQKAKKVPAVTNPLLLDSATTLAEKIRTKQIKAEKVVESFIERCKEVNGLINAIVEERYAEAIKEAKAVDVELQDYDDTSFLKETRPFLGVPFTTKESNEAEGLYHTMGMLSRRNYRSTSDATVVAYLKKAGGILIAKTNIPELNLWVESRNNLYGQTCNPYNTTRTVGGSSGGEGAIIAACGSAFSIGSDIGGSTRMPAFYNGVFGMKPSEGVTSLKGIGLRDKYYPESMAEAGPICKKAEDLAPFLKVLVGDKISKLKLDEPVNLKNLKIFYQPESGDLRASKVNHAMRAALRKAVDHFEEITKSATKIKIPGSEYSFRLWRYWMSQENADFKADITNREFRTNAVSEIRKFMSGTSDITFAALLKLIDEDFLPKENSEWARNVTNNMKKYLLEILDENGVLFYPSAPFPAIYHYSSFLRPYNFGYWCLFNVLKFPVCQVPLGLDYDGLPVGIQVIAAPYNDHLCIAVAKELERAFGGWVPPSI; encoded by the exons ATGTGTACTTCAATAAAGAAG aaaaatacaaacaatACGTTATttgaaaaagcgaaaaaattatttctggaTTTGTTAAAATGTGTTGTTATTCAACTACATTGTATATTTGATTGTATGGTAGATTTTATATTTGGGTTATATTATGAccaaaaagcaaagaaagtaCCTGCTGTGACAAATCCTTTATTGTTGGACAGTGCCACAACATTAGCAGAAAAGATACg aacaAAACAAATTAAGGCTGAAAAAGTTGTAGAAAGTTTTATCGAAAGATGCAAAGAAGTTAATGGATTGATCAATGCAATTGTAGAAGAAAGATATGCAGAAGCGATAAAAGAAGCAAAAGCAGTTGATGTTGAATTACAGGATTATGATGATACTTCATTcttaaaagaaacaagacCATTTTTAGGTGTTCCATTTACAACTAAAGAGAGCAATGAAGCAGAAG gTTTATATCATACTATGGGTATGTTAAGTCGTCGAAATTACCGTTCAACATCAGATGCAACAGTGGTTGCCTATTTGAAGAAAGCTGGTGGAATACTTATTGCAAAAACAAATATTCCTGAACTTAATTTGTGGGTTGAATCAAGAAATAACCTATATGGTCAAACATGTAATCCTTACAATACAACAAGAACTGTTGGTGGAAGTAGCGGTGGTGAAGGTGCTATTATTGCTGCATGTGGTTCTGCATTTTCTATTGGTAGTGATATTGGTGGATCTACTAGAATGCCAGCTTTTTATAATGGAGTTTTTGGAATGAAACCTAGTGAAG GAGTGACATCTTTAAAAGGTATTGGATtaagagataaatattatcCAGAGTCTATGGCAGAGGCAGGTCCAATCTGTAAAAAAGCTGAAGATTTGGCACCATTTTTAAAAGTTTTGGTTGGTGACaaaatatctaaattaaaattagatgAACCtgtcaatttaaaaaatttgaagatattttatcAACCAGAATCTGGTGACCTTAGAGCAAGTAAAGTGAATCATGCAATGCGTGCTGCATTAAGAAAGGCAGTGGACCATTTTGAAGAAATAACTAAATCTGCAACCAag ATCAAGATACCTGGATCAGAATACAGTTTTAGATTATGGAGATATTGGATGAGTCAAGAAAACGCAGATTTTAAAGCAGACATAACAAATAGAGAG TTTCGTACAAATGCAGTTTCTgaaattcgaaaatttatGTCAGGAACATCCGATATAACATTTGCCGCATTATTAAAGTTAATAGATGAAGATTTCTTACCAAAAGAAAACTCTGAATGGGCTAGAAATGTTactaataatatgaaaaaatatttattg gaaATTTTAGATGAAAATGGAGTTTTATTTTACCCTTCTGCTCCATTTCCTGCTATTTATCATTACTCTTCATTTCTTAGACCATATAATTTTGGTTATTGGTGTCTATTCAATGTCCTTAAATTTCCTGTATGTCAAGTTCCCCTTGGATTAGATTATGACGGATTGCCCGTAGGTATTCAG gtTATTGCAGCTCCATATAACGATCATCTATGTATTGCTGTAGCAAAAGAACTCGAACGTGCATTTGGTGGTTGGGTACCACCCTCCATTTAA